In one window of Candidatus Limnocylindria bacterium DNA:
- a CDS encoding tetratricopeptide repeat protein, whose translation MSRSTSPRRQAKPGRLRVSLLGPPRIERAGQPIEPETRKATALLAYLAVTGRAEGRDRLAALLWPDSDEERARGAFRRTLSTLRTVLGGEHLVTDGVRVTLEREGLDCDVHRFHALIAAGRLSEAADAYTGDLLSGFSLRDSVEFDEWQAAEAESLRRELAGVLERLAHEERDKARAIEHARRWLSVDPLNEAAHRTLMRLYARSGDRAAALRQYRECARVLDRELGIAAHRDTVALREAIERGDAEPEPGPTAPNVHERVGDLYTQHGEYNKAIASYEAALVDAAPAMRPAIEHKLADVHHRRGDWKQAEERYRAALRGEENMGRRARITGDWSLAAHRRGDTPRAVRLAEEALTLAKRTRDDHALAQAHNILGILTGERRHLEQSLAIAERIDDATARVAALNNLALAHGRAGDLERAIELTRAALDASAAIVDRHREAALHNNLADLLHHAGREEEAMRELKRAVRLFAEIGEPVGREPEIWKLVEW comes from the coding sequence ATGTCACGCTCGACCAGTCCACGCCGTCAAGCCAAACCCGGTCGGCTGCGCGTCAGCCTGCTGGGCCCGCCCCGAATCGAGCGTGCGGGCCAGCCCATCGAGCCTGAAACGCGGAAGGCGACTGCGCTACTCGCCTACCTTGCCGTCACGGGTCGGGCCGAGGGTCGTGATCGGCTCGCAGCATTGCTGTGGCCCGACTCCGATGAAGAGCGAGCCCGCGGCGCCTTTCGACGCACGCTGTCGACGCTGCGCACGGTGCTCGGCGGTGAACATCTGGTCACCGACGGGGTGCGCGTCACGCTGGAGCGCGAGGGCCTCGACTGCGACGTCCACCGCTTCCATGCGCTGATCGCTGCGGGCCGCCTATCGGAAGCGGCCGACGCGTACACGGGCGACCTCTTGTCCGGATTCTCGTTGCGCGACAGCGTCGAATTCGATGAATGGCAAGCCGCTGAGGCCGAGTCGCTTCGACGCGAGCTCGCGGGAGTCTTGGAACGCCTCGCCCACGAGGAGCGCGACAAAGCGCGCGCGATCGAGCACGCGCGGCGCTGGCTGTCCGTCGACCCGCTGAACGAGGCGGCGCATCGCACCCTCATGCGCCTCTATGCCCGATCGGGCGATCGCGCCGCGGCGCTGCGTCAGTACCGCGAGTGCGCGCGCGTCCTGGACCGCGAACTCGGCATCGCAGCGCATCGCGACACGGTCGCGCTGCGCGAGGCGATCGAGCGCGGCGACGCGGAGCCCGAGCCCGGCCCGACGGCGCCGAACGTCCACGAGCGCGTCGGCGACCTGTATACGCAGCACGGCGAATACAACAAGGCGATCGCGAGCTACGAGGCCGCGCTCGTCGACGCTGCTCCAGCAATGCGTCCGGCCATCGAGCACAAGCTCGCGGATGTCCATCATCGCCGCGGCGATTGGAAGCAAGCCGAGGAGCGCTATCGCGCGGCCCTGCGCGGTGAGGAGAACATGGGGCGGCGCGCGCGCATCACGGGCGACTGGAGCCTCGCGGCGCATCGCCGCGGGGACACACCACGGGCCGTCCGTCTCGCGGAAGAGGCGCTAACTCTCGCCAAGCGCACCCGAGACGACCACGCACTTGCGCAGGCGCACAACATCCTTGGGATCCTCACGGGCGAGCGCCGCCACCTCGAACAGAGCCTCGCCATCGCGGAGCGAATAGACGATGCGACCGCGCGCGTCGCTGCCTTGAACAACCTTGCGCTCGCACATGGCCGCGCGGGCGACCTCGAACGCGCGATCGAGTTGACGCGAGCCGCGCTCGACGCTTCGGCTGCGATCGTCGATCGACATCGCGAGGCCGCGCTCCACAACAACCTGGCCGATCTGCTACATCACGCCGGGCGCGAAGAGGAAGCGATGCGCGAACTCAAGCGCGCCGTGAGGCTCTTCGCCGAGATCGGCGAACCGGTGGGACGCGAACCTGAGATCTGGAAGCTCGTTGAATGGTAA